The DNA sequence CATGCGTGAGTTTTTTCAGCCCAACGTTGATATCTTTGGTGTCAACGGTATCGAGGGCGACCACGAGATCATCCTGGTAGCCGACACCATCATGCAAGCCTTCAAGGCCAAGCGCGACATGTACACCATCAAGATTAATAGTCGCAAGCTCATGGACAGCCTATTCCAGGACTATCTCAAACTCAGCCAAACCCAGGCCGTCACCATGGGCCGGCTCATCGACCGCATGCACAAAATGGACTATGCAGAATTCGTCGGCAACGTCGACGCCATATTCCAGCCAGCTCAGCGTGAGAATGGCGAGACCGACATGCTGCTGGCATTCCTGCAGGTCAAAAACCTCGGCGAGCTACCCGCCCAGCTCAAAGACCACCCCTCTATTGGTGAACTCACCAAGCTCCTCGATATGCTACACGCCTCTGGCATTACCAACATAGAATTCGACCCCACGCTTATGCGCGGCTTCGACTACTACACCGATGTAGTGTTCGAGGTATTCGACAACCACCCCGACAATAACCGGTCTATGTATGGTGGCGGACGGTACGAAGGGCTCGTCACCCTGTTTGGCGTAGAATCCGTATCTGCTGTCGGTTTTGCCCTGGGTGATGTGACCCTGCAAAACTTTCTAGAGAGCCACAAGCTCATGCCCAATCTTCAGCCAGAGACAGATCTATACGTCATTCTGATAGGTGACGTCTACAGCCGGTCCCAGAAAGTCTTCAAGGAGTTGCGCGATTCAGGCGTCAAGGTAGCCGTCGACAGCACCGGACGCAAACCAGACAAACAAATCAAGACTGCCGTCAAAAAGGGCATTCACTACGCCTTGTTTATTGGCGAAAAAGAACTCGAAGATGACCAGTATGTCCTAAAAAATCTGTCAGCCGGCACCGACGAACGCCGGGGCATCACCCGAATTGTCAGCATTGTTAAAGATTACCGCCAGAAAAAGAAGTAAGTGAGGGCAA is a window from the Verrucomicrobiia bacterium genome containing:
- the hisS gene encoding histidine--tRNA ligase, with amino-acid sequence MALSTQPYKGARDFYPEDKRIQKYMFKTIRRVVEKFGYEEYDAPFLEPTELYASKTSDEIVNEQTYSFTDRGDRAVTIRTEMTPSVSRMVAGRRQELAYPVRWYSIPNLWRYERPQRGRMREFFQPNVDIFGVNGIEGDHEIILVADTIMQAFKAKRDMYTIKINSRKLMDSLFQDYLKLSQTQAVTMGRLIDRMHKMDYAEFVGNVDAIFQPAQRENGETDMLLAFLQVKNLGELPAQLKDHPSIGELTKLLDMLHASGITNIEFDPTLMRGFDYYTDVVFEVFDNHPDNNRSMYGGGRYEGLVTLFGVESVSAVGFALGDVTLQNFLESHKLMPNLQPETDLYVILIGDVYSRSQKVFKELRDSGVKVAVDSTGRKPDKQIKTAVKKGIHYALFIGEKELEDDQYVLKNLSAGTDERRGITRIVSIVKDYRQKKK